From the genome of Rarobacter incanus, one region includes:
- a CDS encoding ABC transporter permease encodes MIAQIGSELRKFVSTRMGGWLLLLMVGYMAFLAATMAFALTGGQVDSSTPTQVLSPLALVRAVYTIAVSLGYVFPVIVGTLAVTAEFRHHTIATTFLFEPSRTRFVLAKFAAMVPVGLAFGVAGIGAGVGAGAGVLAIRGHATMLNDASVWASIGMGVAALTVWALVGVGVGLMVTNQVAAVVIILAFTQFVEPIARMALPAALGAAGSKVASFLPGAAGESMAQGSIYSAFTTGSLLSWWQGALVLIAYALVFAAIGRLTTLRRDV; translated from the coding sequence ATGATCGCGCAGATCGGATCCGAGCTACGAAAGTTCGTCTCGACTCGCATGGGCGGTTGGCTGTTACTGCTGATGGTCGGATACATGGCGTTCTTGGCGGCCACCATGGCATTCGCGCTCACTGGCGGGCAGGTCGACAGCTCGACGCCCACGCAGGTGCTGTCGCCGCTGGCCCTTGTCCGCGCGGTCTATACGATTGCGGTGTCGTTGGGCTACGTCTTTCCGGTCATCGTCGGCACGCTGGCCGTTACCGCGGAGTTTCGCCACCACACGATCGCTACGACGTTCCTCTTCGAACCCAGCCGCACCCGCTTCGTGTTAGCGAAGTTCGCGGCGATGGTGCCCGTGGGGCTCGCATTCGGCGTTGCGGGGATCGGCGCCGGGGTCGGGGCGGGAGCCGGGGTCCTGGCGATCCGCGGCCACGCCACGATGCTCAACGATGCGAGTGTGTGGGCCTCTATCGGGATGGGCGTTGCGGCGCTTACGGTGTGGGCGTTGGTGGGCGTGGGCGTGGGGCTCATGGTCACGAACCAGGTCGCGGCGGTGGTCATCATCTTGGCCTTCACGCAGTTCGTGGAGCCGATCGCCCGCATGGCGCTGCCCGCCGCACTCGGCGCTGCCGGTTCCAAGGTTGCGAGCTTCCTGCCGGGGGCCGCCGGGGAGTCGATGGCGCAAGGATCGATATATTCGGCGTTCACAACAGGGTCGTTGCTGTCTTGGTGGCAGGGGGCGCTCGTTCTTATTGCCTACGCCTTGGTGTTCGCAGCGATCGGCCGTCTAACAACGCTGCGCCGGGACGTTTAG
- a CDS encoding TlpA family protein disulfide reductase, whose translation MKPKRIARGVRKSAATALVLCLAFGSAACAQSSGNASDVVNQGYESGDGSVKQWPASARGAAVDLSGTDYAGESVTLSDYADRVVVLNTWYAACPPCRKEAPALVQTAQKYAEKIQIIGINSTDEGGAAKAFQRTFSIPYPSIQDTSGAATAALQGVVPIQAVPTTVVLDRQHRVAARVLGEVSAGTLAALIDDVLAESSPTAS comes from the coding sequence ATGAAACCAAAACGCATCGCCCGCGGCGTCCGCAAAAGCGCCGCGACCGCACTCGTCCTTTGCCTGGCGTTTGGCTCCGCCGCCTGCGCGCAATCCAGCGGCAACGCATCGGACGTCGTCAACCAGGGGTATGAATCCGGGGACGGTTCAGTCAAGCAGTGGCCGGCTTCTGCGCGCGGTGCGGCGGTAGACCTTTCCGGAACCGACTACGCCGGCGAGTCCGTTACCCTCAGCGATTACGCCGACCGCGTGGTGGTGCTCAACACCTGGTACGCCGCGTGCCCGCCGTGCCGCAAGGAGGCCCCCGCGCTCGTGCAGACGGCGCAAAAGTACGCCGAGAAGATCCAGATTATCGGGATAAATTCAACGGACGAGGGCGGCGCCGCGAAGGCATTCCAGCGCACTTTTTCCATACCGTATCCCTCGATTCAGGACACGAGCGGCGCCGCAACCGCCGCATTGCAGGGCGTCGTTCCGATCCAAGCGGTCCCGACCACGGTTGTCCTGGACCGCCAGCACCGGGTCGCGGCGCGCGTCCTGGGTGAGGTATCCGCCGGAACCCTCGCGGCCCTCATCGATGATGTGCTGGCCGAATCGTCACCAACGGCCTCATGA
- the resB gene encoding cytochrome c biogenesis protein ResB produces MSAKESGRNVVAGIGVRGWLRFIWRQLTSMSVALMLLMLLAIAAIPGSVIPQKMSNPQGYARYIEANPDRVAWMEKLQLFDVYTSVWFSAVYILLFVSLIGCILPRIRVHYRALRNPPPRAPKNLLRLPAHAQASGVTRDDEEMRRRAVGWLRRSKRYRVICDDEPGGALVVRAERGYARETGNLIFHIALVGLLVSVAIGQLYHYRGQVILVQGRGFANAQVDYDSFSAGSAFDPASMCPFRMTLDQFDAKFRVSDAQAQDFTAHVTIDDNATSSKEQIKVNHPLIIGGAKIYLQGNGYAPEVEVKDADGEVAFAGAVPFIAQDNVYTSLGTIKVPDVTSGDQIGLVGYLLPSAEQSESGAWKSVYPDLLDPVLVLTVWRGDLGLDNGIPQNVYELDTDNMTQVAKDGKVVTLVVRPGETVDLPDDLGSFTFNGVKRYVALDLRHDPSLTMVLIASIAAVIGLAMSLFIPRRRMWVRIAGAVASVGGLAKTEDENLQREVRSLAEYIAAPDKAPPVGPGQAIQEGKAE; encoded by the coding sequence GTGAGCGCGAAGGAAAGCGGGCGCAACGTCGTGGCCGGCATCGGCGTGCGCGGATGGTTGCGGTTCATTTGGCGCCAGCTCACGTCGATGAGCGTGGCGCTGATGCTCCTGATGCTGCTCGCTATCGCGGCGATTCCGGGATCGGTCATTCCGCAAAAGATGTCGAACCCGCAAGGTTACGCGCGCTACATCGAGGCCAACCCGGATCGCGTCGCCTGGATGGAGAAGCTGCAACTCTTCGACGTCTACACGTCCGTGTGGTTTTCCGCCGTCTATATCCTCTTGTTCGTCTCCCTGATCGGCTGCATCCTGCCGCGAATCCGGGTGCACTACCGCGCACTACGCAACCCGCCGCCGCGCGCGCCCAAGAACCTGTTGCGGTTGCCCGCTCACGCGCAGGCCAGCGGGGTTACCCGCGATGACGAAGAAATGCGGCGGCGCGCGGTCGGTTGGTTGCGCCGCTCCAAGCGGTACCGCGTTATCTGCGATGACGAACCGGGCGGCGCTTTGGTCGTGCGGGCCGAACGCGGCTACGCCCGCGAGACCGGCAACCTGATCTTCCACATCGCGCTCGTGGGTTTGCTGGTATCCGTGGCGATAGGGCAGCTGTACCACTACCGCGGGCAAGTGATACTGGTGCAAGGGCGCGGATTCGCCAACGCCCAGGTCGACTACGACTCGTTCAGCGCCGGATCGGCATTCGACCCGGCTTCGATGTGTCCGTTTAGGATGACGCTGGACCAGTTCGATGCGAAGTTCCGTGTCAGTGACGCGCAGGCGCAGGACTTCACCGCGCACGTCACGATCGACGACAACGCAACGAGCAGCAAAGAACAGATCAAGGTCAACCACCCGCTGATCATTGGCGGCGCAAAGATCTACCTGCAGGGCAACGGGTACGCGCCCGAAGTCGAGGTCAAGGACGCAGACGGCGAAGTTGCCTTCGCTGGCGCGGTTCCATTCATAGCGCAGGACAACGTATATACCTCGCTGGGCACGATCAAGGTCCCCGATGTCACATCCGGTGACCAGATCGGACTGGTCGGATACCTGCTGCCGAGCGCGGAGCAGAGCGAATCCGGCGCCTGGAAATCGGTCTACCCGGATCTGCTCGATCCCGTCCTGGTTCTCACGGTTTGGCGCGGCGATCTGGGATTAGACAACGGTATTCCGCAAAACGTCTACGAACTCGACACCGACAATATGACCCAAGTGGCCAAGGACGGGAAGGTCGTCACCTTGGTTGTTCGGCCGGGCGAAACCGTCGACCTGCCGGACGATTTGGGATCGTTCACCTTCAACGGCGTCAAGCGCTACGTGGCGCTGGATCTGCGCCACGATCCGAGCTTGACCATGGTGCTGATCGCCTCCATTGCGGCCGTGATCGGGCTGGCAATGTCGCTGTTTATACCCCGGCGCAGGATGTGGGTGCGCATTGCGGGCGCAGTGGCGTCGGTCGGTGGCCTGGCTAAGACCGAGGACGAGAACCTGCAGCGTGAAGTACGCTCACTGGCAGAATACATCGCAGCGCCGGATAAGGCGCCCCCGGTAGGCCCGGGGCAAGCGATTCAGGAAGGAAAGGCCGAATGA
- a CDS encoding GTP-binding protein: MPQPPTALTVIGSIDRVLRDTTVFSLAIDDPETGILAYDFADSGDHVRRIVSSSGGVISDEWVELDHTCLSCALREDIIPALASMGRDRRWNHIALALPVSAELSLVTPPLAAATNRGGALSHLRLAATLAVVDGTNLEEDLLGAQLTAERGIGLGPDDERVLGEPLATNLEYADVIQVASTPTATASSLIDLLRAPDSARLEVGKVADPHSLKACRHDADAADRRRHPAAGIAHPPRQGRGRAWVLDLASDRPFHPTRLLQNIEAMGAGRIRTRGTFRVMGKPTTRCLWDGAGGQLAIGALAPGLGPGTDASEGRTGNGCALRFIGTDSERESIISAFEDSLVQPQEFFDPTIPWRKLAEPLMPWIDDEP; encoded by the coding sequence ACGGTCTTTTCGCTAGCGATCGACGATCCCGAAACCGGCATCCTCGCGTACGACTTCGCGGATTCGGGCGATCACGTGCGCCGCATAGTCTCAAGCTCGGGCGGAGTAATCAGTGACGAATGGGTCGAGTTGGACCACACGTGCCTGTCATGCGCCCTGCGCGAGGACATCATCCCCGCCCTCGCATCCATGGGTCGGGATCGGCGCTGGAACCACATCGCCCTTGCCTTGCCGGTGAGTGCCGAATTATCGCTGGTCACGCCCCCGCTGGCGGCCGCGACGAACCGCGGCGGCGCGCTGTCGCATCTGCGCCTTGCCGCGACCCTCGCCGTGGTCGACGGCACGAACCTAGAGGAGGATTTGTTGGGCGCGCAGCTAACCGCGGAACGCGGGATCGGATTGGGGCCAGATGATGAACGAGTTCTCGGTGAGCCGTTGGCAACGAACCTCGAATACGCCGACGTCATTCAAGTGGCATCAACCCCAACCGCGACCGCGAGCTCCCTGATCGATCTGCTGCGCGCCCCCGATTCCGCCCGCCTGGAGGTCGGCAAGGTCGCCGATCCTCACTCCCTCAAGGCGTGTCGGCATGACGCCGACGCCGCCGACAGGCGGCGCCACCCCGCCGCGGGGATCGCCCACCCGCCCCGGCAGGGCCGCGGCCGGGCGTGGGTCTTAGATCTTGCGAGCGACCGCCCGTTCCACCCGACGCGCCTGTTGCAGAACATCGAGGCGATGGGCGCGGGCCGGATCCGCACGCGCGGCACGTTTCGGGTGATGGGCAAGCCCACGACGCGGTGCCTTTGGGACGGAGCGGGCGGCCAACTCGCCATTGGCGCGCTTGCCCCCGGCCTCGGGCCCGGCACAGACGCCAGCGAAGGGCGAACTGGCAACGGTTGCGCGCTGCGTTTCATCGGCACGGATAGCGAACGCGAGTCGATCATCAGCGCATTCGAGGATTCGCTAGTGCAGCCGCAGGAGTTTTTTGACCCCACGATCCCCTGGCGCAAGCTGGCCGAGCCGCTCATGCCCTGGATCGACGACGAGCCGTAG
- a CDS encoding cytochrome c biogenesis CcdA family protein has protein sequence MSAVAILAEGGNSLTHTVFAGPVLLAVPIALLAGLVSFASPCVLPLVPGYIGYVSSLATAQASSPPHDPAAAMAAVGAGASSEIKRPARWRVVAGVLLFIAGFTAVFVALGVFFGTIGQFLLRWDSVIERVLGVVIIVMGLAFWGLIPALERDRPVRITARAGLWGAPVLGIAFGLGWTPCLGPTLTAINALALDGGSGTRGAILATAYCLGLGIPFVIVAFSMSSSAAVMGFLRRHRRAVMAVGAGLLILLGAAMATGLWGFLASRAQGWVSGFELPL, from the coding sequence ATGAGCGCGGTCGCCATCCTTGCCGAAGGCGGCAACTCCCTGACCCATACCGTGTTCGCGGGCCCGGTCCTGCTGGCAGTGCCTATCGCGCTCCTGGCCGGGTTGGTTTCATTCGCTTCCCCGTGCGTCCTTCCCCTGGTGCCGGGCTACATCGGGTACGTGTCGTCCTTGGCCACAGCGCAGGCGTCCTCACCGCCGCACGATCCCGCCGCGGCGATGGCGGCTGTGGGGGCGGGGGCCTCGTCGGAAATTAAACGTCCGGCGCGATGGCGCGTCGTGGCGGGTGTGCTGCTCTTCATCGCGGGATTCACGGCAGTTTTCGTGGCTTTGGGCGTCTTCTTCGGGACGATCGGGCAGTTCCTGCTGCGGTGGGATTCGGTGATTGAGCGGGTGCTGGGCGTCGTGATTATCGTCATGGGGCTCGCCTTTTGGGGCCTGATTCCGGCGCTCGAACGCGACCGGCCGGTGCGCATTACCGCGCGGGCGGGGCTGTGGGGCGCGCCCGTCTTGGGGATTGCGTTCGGCCTGGGTTGGACCCCGTGCCTGGGACCAACCCTGACGGCGATCAATGCGCTGGCGCTCGACGGCGGGTCGGGCACGCGCGGGGCGATCCTGGCAACCGCCTACTGCCTGGGGCTGGGCATCCCCTTCGTGATCGTCGCCTTCTCGATGTCGTCATCGGCCGCCGTCATGGGATTCTTGCGGCGCCACCGGCGGGCCGTGATGGCGGTCGGTGCGGGGCTGCTGATCTTGCTCGGAGCCGCCATGGCGACCGGGCTGTGGGGATTCTTGGCGTCGCGGGCCCAAGGCTGGGTCTCCGGATTTGAGCTTCCGCTGTGA
- a CDS encoding histidine phosphatase family protein has translation MVLTTVHLVRHGEVFNPDKILYGRLPGYHLSDRGKLMADRLAEYFADGTHDITELVSSPLQRAQETMQPIAAALGLAVRIDERLIEASNYFEGKTFGVGDGSLRHPQHWPHLINPFKPSWGEPYKEQVARMHAAVADARNRATGHEAVLVSHQLPIWIARLAFEDRRLWHDPRKRECSLASVTSLHFAGDSLKNVTYAEPASDLLPGASTVPGA, from the coding sequence ATGGTCCTAACTACTGTCCACCTGGTTCGGCACGGCGAGGTCTTCAACCCGGACAAAATCCTCTACGGTCGCCTGCCGGGGTACCACCTCTCTGATCGCGGCAAACTGATGGCCGACCGCTTGGCCGAGTACTTCGCAGATGGAACCCATGACATCACGGAACTAGTGAGTTCGCCGCTGCAACGAGCGCAAGAAACGATGCAACCCATCGCGGCCGCGCTCGGGCTTGCGGTGCGAATCGACGAGCGGCTCATCGAAGCGTCGAACTACTTCGAGGGCAAGACGTTCGGTGTCGGCGATGGATCGTTGCGCCACCCCCAGCACTGGCCACACCTGATAAACCCCTTCAAGCCGTCGTGGGGGGAGCCCTACAAGGAGCAGGTCGCGCGGATGCACGCAGCGGTGGCGGACGCGCGTAACCGCGCTACCGGGCACGAGGCCGTTTTGGTCAGCCACCAGCTTCCCATTTGGATCGCCAGGCTGGCCTTCGAGGACCGCCGGCTGTGGCACGACCCCCGGAAACGTGAATGTTCGCTCGCTTCTGTCACATCCCTGCACTTTGCCGGTGATTCACTCAAGAACGTGACCTATGCTGAACCGGCATCGGACCTTCTACCCGGTGCCAGCACAGTTCCCGGAGCGTAA
- the ccsB gene encoding c-type cytochrome biogenesis protein CcsB: protein MNVGQVSDVLAWGTATAYAIAMITFTITLVTGRGVVGEVDLASAAASARRRAKTMGISKMLVFVGAAMHLAAVVTRGVAAGRAPWANMYEFTLVGSLIVVIVFLVFALWRGTWFLGAGVTAIAVVFLVLGLRQLHVAADGVQPALQSYWLVIHVGIAVGGAGVFTVGFLFAVLQLLRDSYDSTLAKIHAEPGQAVQGGGILRWAWLTQLPKAPQLEVLAFRVNAVGFVLWTFTLITGAIWAEDAWGRYWQWDPKEVWTFIVWIVYAAYLHARATQRWTGRRAAYLVIAGYACVLFNFTGVNLIFNGKHSYSGL, encoded by the coding sequence ATGAACGTCGGGCAGGTCAGCGATGTGTTGGCGTGGGGGACCGCGACAGCGTACGCGATTGCGATGATCACATTCACCATCACCTTGGTGACGGGGCGCGGCGTCGTGGGGGAAGTCGACCTCGCTTCCGCGGCGGCGAGCGCGCGACGCAGGGCCAAGACGATGGGCATCTCCAAGATGCTCGTATTCGTCGGAGCCGCCATGCATCTGGCCGCGGTCGTGACCCGCGGCGTCGCCGCGGGGCGCGCGCCGTGGGCCAACATGTACGAATTCACGCTGGTGGGGTCGCTGATCGTCGTGATTGTGTTCCTGGTGTTCGCGTTGTGGCGCGGGACCTGGTTCCTGGGAGCCGGGGTCACCGCGATCGCTGTTGTGTTCCTGGTGTTGGGCCTGCGGCAACTGCACGTGGCGGCCGACGGGGTGCAGCCGGCCCTGCAAAGCTACTGGCTGGTCATTCACGTCGGCATCGCGGTGGGTGGGGCCGGGGTGTTTACCGTCGGGTTCCTGTTCGCGGTGTTGCAACTGCTGCGCGATTCCTACGACTCCACGCTCGCGAAAATCCACGCGGAGCCGGGCCAAGCCGTGCAGGGCGGGGGAATCCTGCGCTGGGCATGGCTCACGCAGTTGCCCAAGGCCCCGCAACTCGAGGTGCTTGCTTTCCGCGTCAACGCCGTCGGGTTCGTCTTGTGGACCTTCACCCTCATTACCGGGGCGATCTGGGCCGAAGACGCCTGGGGGCGCTACTGGCAGTGGGACCCCAAAGAGGTGTGGACCTTCATCGTGTGGATCGTCTATGCGGCCTACCTGCATGCGCGCGCGACCCAGCGTTGGACCGGGCGCCGGGCCGCCTACCTGGTGATCGCCGGGTACGCCTGCGTTTTGTTTAACTTCACGGGCGTGAACCTCATCTTCAATGGGAAGCACTCGTACTCGGGCCTGTGA
- a CDS encoding YceI family protein — protein sequence MTALPTGLKPGTYAIDPSHSTAAFIVRHAGISKVRGSIAVTEGSITIGDDVESSTVSATLDAASVDTGSKQRDEHLVSPDFWDAAKNPTWTFVTTSVVANGDGFDITGDLTLNGVTKPVTLATEYTGTAQDPFGNVRVGFEATTQFSRKEFDLTWNAALETGGVLVSDNVKIELDVSAIAA from the coding sequence ATGACGGCACTACCCACGGGCCTCAAGCCCGGCACCTACGCAATCGACCCATCGCACTCGACCGCCGCATTCATCGTCCGCCACGCCGGCATTTCGAAGGTGCGCGGTTCGATCGCCGTCACCGAGGGCTCGATCACGATTGGCGACGACGTCGAGTCGTCGACCGTCTCTGCAACGCTCGACGCCGCCAGCGTCGACACCGGCTCCAAGCAACGCGACGAGCACCTGGTCAGCCCCGATTTTTGGGACGCCGCCAAGAACCCGACATGGACCTTCGTGACCACCTCGGTCGTCGCGAACGGCGATGGGTTCGACATCACCGGGGACCTGACCCTCAACGGCGTCACCAAGCCGGTAACACTCGCAACCGAATACACGGGCACTGCCCAGGACCCGTTCGGCAACGTCCGGGTCGGATTCGAGGCCACCACGCAGTTCTCGCGCAAGGAATTTGACCTGACGTGGAACGCCGCACTGGAAACCGGCGGCGTGCTTGTTTCGGACAACGTAAAGATCGAATTGGACGTGTCGGCCATCGCGGCATGA
- a CDS encoding ATP-binding cassette domain-containing protein, which yields MEPTTAPAISIRSLTKRYGAREVVSKLSFDVHPGRVTGFLGPNGAGKTTTLRMLLGLARPTSGSASFGHLAYADLPDPGKLVGASIAADAFHPGRTARDHLRVYAPAVGAAERRIDELLGFLGIADAAQRRVGEFSTGMRQRLSLATALLGDPQVLILDEPTNGLDPEGIAWLREFLRAYAARGRAVLVSSHMLLEVQQSVDDVVVIARGTLIHASSLADLSAMAVATVRVAGPDMAGLRDLATRRGWTIVGGSHRAASELELRGIGAAAVGKAAFDAGIELHELVENRPSLEDVFLQMVSAAEPDSHVGVGQVPS from the coding sequence GTGGAGCCAACAACCGCGCCGGCGATATCGATCCGCAGCCTGACCAAGCGTTATGGCGCCCGTGAGGTGGTGTCGAAGCTCTCATTCGATGTGCACCCCGGGCGCGTGACGGGATTCTTGGGGCCCAACGGTGCCGGCAAGACCACGACCTTGCGCATGCTCCTGGGCCTGGCCCGGCCGACAAGCGGATCGGCGTCCTTTGGCCATCTCGCCTACGCCGACCTGCCCGACCCGGGGAAGCTGGTCGGGGCATCCATCGCCGCCGACGCCTTCCACCCGGGGCGCACCGCCCGCGACCACCTGCGGGTGTACGCGCCCGCGGTCGGGGCCGCTGAACGTCGAATCGACGAACTGCTGGGCTTCTTGGGGATTGCCGATGCCGCGCAACGGCGCGTGGGGGAGTTTTCCACCGGCATGCGCCAGCGCCTATCTCTTGCCACGGCACTGCTCGGCGACCCGCAGGTGCTGATACTCGACGAACCGACAAACGGGCTGGATCCGGAGGGCATAGCGTGGCTGCGCGAGTTTCTCCGGGCCTATGCAGCCCGCGGCCGCGCCGTGCTGGTGTCCTCGCACATGCTGCTGGAGGTCCAGCAATCGGTGGATGACGTGGTTGTCATCGCGCGCGGCACGTTGATCCATGCCTCATCTCTGGCTGACCTATCGGCGATGGCCGTGGCCACCGTGCGAGTGGCTGGCCCGGATATGGCGGGCCTGCGCGACTTGGCGACCCGGCGTGGGTGGACTATCGTCGGCGGTTCCCATCGCGCCGCTAGCGAATTGGAGTTGCGCGGCATCGGGGCCGCGGCCGTGGGGAAGGCCGCATTCGACGCCGGGATTGAACTGCACGAATTGGTCGAAAACAGGCCCAGTCTCGAGGACGTGTTCTTACAGATGGTCTCAGCCGCGGAGCCCGACAGCCACGTGGGCGTGGGGCAGGTGCCGTCATGA